A part of Miscanthus floridulus cultivar M001 chromosome 6, ASM1932011v1, whole genome shotgun sequence genomic DNA contains:
- the LOC136461285 gene encoding uncharacterized protein: MPFLHRLPAPMPRRARTRALPTAHPCPCPAHATPVPYPRRSRAYARASQCHAVPLHATPPSPLTHPEPHGRPALRPSGRPMPALPWPTLPPSTAGLAPPCRPPPPPSVVAVVPLAPVDPDSPCGALSIPHPPRATAIVGRTTTDPATCSGQPCHHRPRSSA, translated from the coding sequence ATGCCCTTCCTCCACCGGCTGCCCGCGCCCATGCCACGCCGCGCGCGCACCCGTGCCCTGCCTACGGCACACCCGTGCCCATGCCCTGCCCATGCCACGCCCGTGCCCTACCCGCGCCGCTCCCGAGCCTATGCCCGCGCCAGTCAGTGCCACGCCGTGCCACTCCACGCCACACCACCGAGCCCGCTCACGCACCCCGAGCCCCATGGCCGCCCCGCGCTGCGCCCCAGCGGACGGCCCATGCCTGCCTTGCCGTGGCCCaccttgccgccctccaccgctggcctcgccccgccttgccgtcCTCCACCACCGCCCTCGGTCGTGGCCGTCGTGCCTCTCGCGCCCGTCGACCCAGACTCGCCGTGTGGAGCCCTGAGCATCCCACACCCGCCGCGTGCCACCGCTATCGTCGGCCGCACCACCACCGACCCCGCCACCTGCAGTGGTCAGCCGTGCCATCATCGGCCTAGATCGTCGGCCTGA
- the LOC136457035 gene encoding probable histidine kinase 3, producing MTVTVRGRSGGGSGMEEKCDAPGLGFLGLDRMRVLLPPLRLPEKLSASRTLRTHLFTNYRMRKVRDSSRWLIPLWVSIWVFIASLIYLRMSYQAVEKRRESLAIMCDDRARMLQDQLNVSMNHLQALAILVSTFHHSKTPSAIDQKTFAWYAERTAFERPLTSGVAYGVKVTHAEREQFERQQGWSIKKMYSSKTNKQSQGPGNAEDAEVREPAEEYAPVIFAQDAYKHVISFDLLSGADDRDNVLRARESGKGVLTAPFKLLNNRLGVISTYAVYKYELPPNARPQERIQAAIGYLGGIFDIEALVDKSLHQLAGKQSIMVNVYDTTNEKPISMYGSNDTGSGMCQVSTLNFGDPTRKHEMHCRFIQSPPWPWVAITTSIGIFVIGLLVGYIIYATAKRIARVEDDFQQMSLLKKRAEDADIAKSQFLATVSHEIRTPMNGVLGMLQMLMDTDLDTTQQDYVRTAQASGKALVSLINEVLDQAKIESGKLELEAVPFDLRTVCDDILSLFCGKAQEKGLELAVFVSDQVPQTLIGDPGRIRQIITNLVGNSIKFTERGHIYLTVHVVEEVMHCLEVETGTQYANTLSGYPVANRKRSWENFRLFSRELNSSEMPFAPVASDSISLIISVEDTGVGIPSDAQSRVFTPFMQVGPSIARIHGGTGIGLSISKCLVGLMKGEIGFASKPQVGSTFTFTAVLTRAHSSVNENKLSEFKEINALVVDHRPVRAKVTKYHLQRLGVHTELTTDLDQYISEINCGSQIAKLVLIDKETWLKESHSMPLLVTKLRNKDQPDSTKLFLLENPKSSVKSNSHIFREYNLNVIMKPLRASMLQVSLQRALGGIDKMHCRNGVVGNSTLGSLLHKKRIIVVDDNIVNLKVAAGALKKYGAEVTCADSGKKAITLLKPPHNFDACFMDIQMPEMDGFEATRRIREMERDLNEQIERGEAPPECAGVRQWRTPILAMTADVIQATHEQCLKSEMDGYVSKPFEGEQLYREVARFFLNQDQVQ from the exons ATGACCGTTACGGTGCGCGGGAGGAGCGGCGGCGGGTCCGGGATGGAGGAGAAGTGCGACGCGCCGGGGCTCGGCTTCCTGGGCCTCGACCGGATGCGCGTCCTCCTGCCGCCGCTCCGCCTGCCGGAGAAGCTGTCGGCCAGCAGGACGCTGCGGACGCACCTCTTCACCAACTACCGGATGCGCAAGGTGCGGGACAGCTCCAGGTGGCTCATCCCGCTCTGGGTCAGCATCTGGGTCTTCATCGCCTCCCTCATCTACCTCCGGATGAGCTACCAGGCCGTCGAGAAGCGCCGGGAGTCGCTCGCCATCATGTGCGACGACCGCGCGCGCATGCTCCAGGACCAGTTGAACGTCAGCATGAACCACCTCCAGGCGCTCGCCATCCTCGTCTCCACCTTCCACCACTCCAAGACACCCTCCGCCATCGACCAG AAAACGTTCGCCTGGTACGCGGAGAGGACGGCGTTCGAGCGGCCGCTCACAAGCGGGGTCGCGTACGGGGTGAAGGTCACGCACGCCGAGCGGGAGCAGTTCGAGCGCCAGCAGGGATGGAGCATCAAGAAGATGTACTCCTCCAAGACCAATAAGCAGTCGCAGGGACCAGGAAACGCCGAGGACGCCGAGGTGCGGGAGCCGGCGGAGGAGTATGCTCCCGTAATCTTCGCGCAGGACGCCTACAAGCACGTCATCTCCTTCGACTTGCTATCCGGCGCC GATGACCGCGACAACGTGCTCCGAGCTAGAGAATCTGGGAAGGGTGTTCTTACTGCTCCTTTCAAGCTGCTCAATAATCGCCTCGGAGTGATCTCCACCTACGCTGTGTACAAGTATGAGCTTCCCCCAAATGCCAGGCCACAGGAGCGCATTCAGGCTGCTATAGG CTATTTAGGTGGCATATTTGACATTGAAGCGCTTGTTGATAAGTCGCTTCACCAGCTCGCGGGCAAGCAATCCATCATGGTGAACGTGTATGATACTACTAATGAGAAACCGATCAGTATGTATGGTTCGAATGATACAGGCAGTGGCATGTGCCAGGTCAGCACACTGAACTTTGGTGACCCGACAAGGAAGCATGAGATGCACTGCAG GTTCATTCAGAGCCCACCTTGGCCTTGGGTGGCAATAACGACATCAATTGGAATTTTTGTGATTGGTTTACTGGTTGGATACATAATTTATGCTACTGCAAAACGGATTGCCAGAGTTGAAGATGACTTTCAGCAGATGAGTCTGCTCAAGAAGCGCGCAGAGGATGCAGATATTGCCAAGTCACAG TTCTTGGCTACTGTTTCTCATGAGATCAGAACACCAATGAATGGTGTTCTAG GGATGCTCCAAATGCTCATGGATACTGATTTGGACACAACACAACAAGACTATGTTAGAACCGCACAAGCCAGTGGCAAAGCTTTGGTATCTCTCATCAATGAGGTTCTTGATCAGGCAAAGATCGAGTCTGGTAAACTTGAGCTTGAGGCGGTACCCTTTGATCTTAGAACAGTTTGTGATGACATTTTGTCTCTCTTCTGTGGGAAAGCTCAGGAGAAAGGACTGGAG TTGGCAGTGTTTGTTTCTGACCAAGTTCCACAAACACTAATTGGCGATCCAGGCAGAATAAGGCAAATCATTACAAATCTTGTCGGAAACTCTATAAAA TTCACAGAGAGGGGTCATATCTACTTGACTGTTCATGTCGTTGAGGAGGTTATGCATTGTTTGGAGGTTGAGACCGGAACTCAATATGCAAATACCTTAAGTGGCTACCCAGTGGCAAACAGGAAGCGCAGTTGGGAAAACTTTCGACTTTTTAGTAGGGAACTGAACTCATCCGAGATGCCTTTTGCACCCGTTGCATCGGACTCAATAAGCTTGATAATATCAGTTGAAGATACGGGTGTTGGAATCCCGTCCGATGCTCAGTCCCGtgtcttcacccctttcatgcaAGTAGGTCCATCCATTGCTCGCATCCATGGGGGCACTGGCATTGGATTAAGCATCAGCAAATGCTTGGTCGGCCTCATGAAGGGAGAGATTGGATTTGCAAGTAAACCCCAAGTCGGTTCTACTTTCACCTTCACTGCGGTGCTTACGAGGGCCCATTCCAGTGTAAATGAGAATAAATTGTCAGAGTTTAAAGAGATCAATGCATTGGTGGTAGATCATAGACCGGTCCGTGCCAAGGTCACTAAGTACCATTTGCAGAGACTGGGAGTTCACACCGAATTGACAACTGACCTAGATCAGTATATTTCTGAAATTAATTGTGGATCACAGATTGCAAAGCTTGTGCTCATTGACAAAGAAACCTGGCTGAAGGAATCCCACTCTATGCCTCTTTTGGTTACTAAATTGAGGAACAAAGATCAGCCAGACTCTACAAAGTTATTTCTTTTGGAGAACCCTAAAAGTTCTGTCAAAAGCAATTCACATATATTCAGGGAATATAACTTGAATGTAATTATGAAGCCACTTCGTGCAAGCATGCTTCAGGTTTCCCTACAAAGAGCATTGGGTGGGATAGATAAAATGCATTGCAGGAATGGGGTAGTTGGCAATTCAACACTGGGCAGCCTTCTTCACAAGAAACGAATCATAGTGGTTGATGACAATATTGTAAATCTTAAGGTTGCTGCAGGCGCTCTGAAGAAATATGGCGCAGAAGTAACTTGTGCTGATAGTGGGAAGAAAGCAATCACACTGCTGAAACCTCCTCACAATTTTGATGCTTGTTTCATGGACATACAGATGCCCGAAATGGATGG atttgaagccacaAGAAGGATTAGAGAGATGGAAAGAGATCTAAATGAGCAAATAGAACGTGGAGAAGCCCCACCGGAATGCGCAGGCGTCCGGCAGTGGCGAACTCCAATATTAGCCATGACAGCAGATGTTATCCAGGCGACACATGAACAATGCTTAAAATCTGAAATGGACGGTTATGTTTCCAAGCCATTCGAGGGCGAGCAATTGTACAGAGAAGTAGCTCGCTTTTTCCTAAATCAAGACCAAGTTCAGTAG